The window AATAATTTTATCTGTTATAAGCCCAATGGGGGAAACAAGGGCGAGCAAGCTAGAGAGGAGAATCGTAATAAATTCCATGTTCTATTAAGTTTAAGTTGATTTTGCAGGAATCAACAAATCTGTGATTAAAGGCAAATGGTCGGAACCAACTTTACGACCCGTGCGAATCTTTAAGACTTTAATATCTTCACCGACTAAACAATGATCGATAGGAATAGATAATAGTGGATAGTAAGTCGGCCATGTGGGTAAAATGCCAAAACCCCTTCGTGCATTGCGTAGTCCTGCTTTACTGACAAAGCGCTTATAATAGGGAGACCACATTGTTACATTCAAATCTCCAACCACCAAAGAATTTTTTTTATTTGTAACCTGAACGGCAATGGCATCCAGTTGGCTGTTTCTTTCCTCAAAAAAAGCCTTTCCAGTTGCCATAGAGGGATGGGAAGCGACAAGTGAAATCATGTTTCCTTGAATGGTGACATCCGCCAAGACACTTCTTCTACCCTTTCCTAAGGACTTAACGGCTTTGTTTTCCAGAGGTAGCTTGCTATAGAGGGCTGTCCCATCTATCTCCTCATCTTGGTGAGCTATGGAGTAGGGAAGAATATCTTGTAAAACTTCTAATTTTTTGGCTCCCGTCTTGCCGACTTCCAGGAAAACTGCAATATCAGGCTTTTCTTCCCTCACTAGAGAAATGACTTTAGCATAGTTATTATGATATTTATCAACATTGGACTGTAAAATTCTGATTTTTTGTCCCTGGATATTATTGGCACTACCAAATGACTGAGGAAAATACCAAGGCGCAATATCATATAGGTTAATGAGGAGACAGAATAAACTTAAACCTAATCCTAAGCTATGGCGTGTGAACAAAAAGAAAAAGAAGGGACAAAAGCTAACGATTAAATATTGCAGTTTGAAATGAGAAGTTAGTTCTAGGTGCCTATTAAATAGTCCAAAATACCCAGTCAGAGAAAGTAAGGTTAGCAAAACTGTTCCAATGAGGAATATTTTGTCAAAGATAGATTTGAAGATAAGTCGCCATTTCATAACGAAAGCTAAACGAAATAAACAGGCAAAAGTTGGGTTTCGCTGCCGCTCTACCCAACCGACTACAATTGAACACAACTCAAAATAACTCAGTGTTAGTTATTGCAAGGCAGCGTTAATCCAGTCTTTTAAGGTTGATACCACTTTATCCAGGGGAATATCCTGGGATTTTTTGGTGGCTCGTTCGACAACTTCTAATTTACCGTCTTTGAGCGATCGCCCGGTTACTATTCGGTAGGGAATTCCGATTAAGTCGGCATCTTTGAACTTAACACCTGCCCGTTCGTTGCGGTCATCGAGGAGAGTTTCAATCCCTGCTTTGTTCAGTTCGGCGTAGAGTTTCTCTGCCGCTGCCATTTGCTCGATATCTCCCACATTGGGAACGCAGATGATGACGTGATAAGGTGCAATCATCACAGGCCAGATGATGCCATCTTTGTCATAAGACTGCTCGACGGCTGCCTGAGCTAGACGCGACACGCCGACACCGTAACATCCCATATATAGGGGACATTCTTCGCCGGATTCGCTGGTGTAGGTGGCACCCATCGCTTTAGAGTATTTCGTTCCTAATTGGAAGATGTGTCCAGCTTCGATGCCGCGTGCGCTTTGGAGCGTTTGGCTGGGGTTGTGGATGGCGCGATCGCCTATTTTTGCCTTACGTACATCGACCTCTATTTTAGGTAACTGGAATTGTTCGCCCCAGTTCGCCCCAACGACGTGATAACCTGACTCGTTGGAACCTGTGACGAAGTTTTTTAGATCGACGGCTGTCTTATCCACCAACCGCAAAAACTGAGGGATGACCCCCCCCTGCCCCCCCTTGTCAAGGGGGGAGGTTCCGGACTGGGGACTTGCTTCTGTTCCCCCCGTTACTGAGGGCGCAACTTCCCCGCTTCCTGTTCCCCCCCTTACTAAGGGGGGGTTAGGGGGGGTCGAATTGATGTAATCGTCTGCGATATCTGGGGCAATGTAGCCCAAGGGTAGCGGTTTAGATGCCCATTTTTGTTGAGCAGTCGCATCGGGTACTGTTAGCGAGAGGAGGGTTTTGGCATTGTACTGCTCTGCCAGCTTCACCAGCTCATTATTTAGCTTCACCTCGTTAACATCTTGGTCGCCTCGGATGCTCACTAGCACGAGTACCGTCATACCATTGTCATAGATGGCTTGGTAGAGGACGTTTTTGACGATTTGGGTGGGTGAGCATTTCAGGAATTCACTCAGGGAGTCAATGGTTGGGGTGTTGGGGGTTTCGCGTTTTTCGTAGCTGGTGAAGGGTGAGGGTTCGGCATCGGGTGGCAAGGATACTGCTTTTTCTACGTTGGCAGAGTACTGACCATCTTCGGTGTAGAGAACCTCATCTTCTCCCGCTTCTGCCAATATCATGAACTCGGTGGAACCCGAACCGCCAATTGCCCCGGAGTCTGCTTCTACGGGTCTGAACTTCAGACCAGAGCGGCGCAGCATGTTGCTGTACGCTTGGTACATATCCTGATAGGTCTTTTTCAGGCTCTCTTCATCGGTATGGAAGGAGTAGCCGTCTTTCATGATGAACTCGCGACCGCGCATGAGTCCGAAGCGAGGGCGAATTTCATCCCGGAATTTGGTTTGAATTTGGTACAGGTGCACCGGGAGTTGGCGGTAGGAGCGAATCATGTCACGAGCAATGGTCGTGATTACCTCTTCATGGGTGGGGCCGAGTGCCACTTCTCGCTCTTGCCGATCTGGGAAGGCGAACATGATGCCTTCGGCTTTGGTGTAGGTATCCCAACGTCCGGACTCTTTCCACAATTCTGAGGGTTGCAACTGGGGTAGGAGACATTCTTGAGCACCTGTGGCATTCATCTCCTCGCGCACAATTTGGGAGACTTTTTGCAGGACGCGCCACATTAAGGGGAGATAGGCGTAAATCCCGCTACCGATGCGACGTATGTAGCCTGCGCGGAGTAGTAGTTTGTGACTGGGGATTTCCGCTTCTGCTGGGTCTTCCCGCAGGGTGACGAAAAGCATATTAGACAGTCGCATCGTATGTTCCCTTTCTCTTACTGGATTCTTGCTATCTCAGTCTAGAACATTGGTTGCAACGCTTCAGCAGGGAAGTTTTAGCAGGTACTACACAGTGTCTAGTCCTCTCAGTCTACTTCTAGGTCTGCTCCAGGGAAGTCGGAAAAAGCTTTATCAAAATATTTTGCTAGCTGGATATCTCGATCAGATATTTGATGCTCAATGTCCCAAGTTGATAGGTAAACATCAACTGTTTTCCAAATATTTTCCCATCGAGGATGGTGTAGTGCAATTTCGCATCCAGCTGCAACCTGATTCATGAATCCGACTGCATCAAGAAAACTCTTGAACTTATAGCGCCGAAAAATTTCAGTACGGACTTTGGTTGGATCGTCAGGGTTTTGATTAATAACTTTTTTCCAACTTGATAGATTGCCCTTCAGAGCAATCTGGAGTTTCTCCTCAGTAATTGGATCGGGTTTTTCTGGAGGAGGAGTTGGGTACACTCCTAAAGACTTGTTTCTTGTGAGGGAACTTTCATTATTTTTAGGTTTGTTAATAACTAACTTTAGTTGTTCAAGAACAAGCTTAATATCATGAGCCCAATAGGCATCGCGAATCTCTACTGCCTGCCTCTCAGTTAAGGCACTAATTGAGGCAGGCAACTTATCAGAAGGAGGTATTTTGGCACCTCTAACCAACAACGGTAACAATTTTTTACCATTGCGAAGGGTAAACTCAATCTCCCGACGAACCCAATCATTGTCTTGATCTATACGGCGCAGCCCATACTCATCACTAATCCGGAGCCAGTCTGGACCTATAACCACGATGACAATTTGAGCAGCTTGTAGAGCTTCCTCCAATTCCTCTGACCATTGTGTTCCAATCTCAATAGAGGATGTATCCATAAATACAACCTCTTCGCCTAGCTCCCGAGAAATCGTACTGTGCAAACGTCCAGCCTCGGCAGCACTGTCTGCTCTTCGGTAACTAATAAAAATGGGTACACTCATTACACAAGCTCACTTTATATAAAGTAGATTACTGGCTAACTATTTGCTGAACCACTTGCGATAAATTAATTAGCTTTTCTGAGATATTATTCGACACTCAGTAGACTTAATCCGGGAACCTTGAAAGCATTGTAGCAATGAGTGAGGACACTGCTGTAGATACTAAAGAGTAAAGAGTGATCGCACACAAAGCCTCCTTCACCTTTTTGCTGCCTCGCATAAATTTGGATGACATGAACAGTAGGTGCGATCGCCTCTTATCCACTAAGTCACCGCATCCGAATCAAATATAACCTCGAACTCAGTAGCAGGCATCCACTTACCAAGAAAGCGCTTATGATTTTCCGCTTCCATGCGACTGTAGAAGCGACCAACCGTATAGTGTTGAGCATTCGGCAACAACCTAACCAGTGTCCAGGGATAATTCTTTTGATTCCAGAAGCGTTGCGTCGAATCTGGGGATTGTTCTGCTATTCGACCGCAGCCCCGATGCTCCAAAATAGAAGAAATTTGAGCTAAAAGTTGCGCTCTCTCTGGTGTCTCATCATTCGGTAACAAGCTCCATTCACGCACTGGTGGGGGTAGCCAAGTCAAGGTGTAAGAAACGGAGCCTTTGCAAAGATACCAAGACAAGCGGCGCGGCTGTTTGCGGCAGTTGAAGCCATCGGCGCGTAAAGACGCAACAACCCTGTCGCCCTCAGTTTGGAGGCGAAGCCATTCGGAGTGTTTCATTGGTATGATTTGGGTAACGTTTTTAGGAAAGGGCGATCTGCAAGGATTGCAAAATTGCGATAAATGCAAAAATGCGATCGCCTGTTATTTCTGGAAAATACACATCTTGCACTAGAGCCTTGAATTAAAATTCAGGCTCAAAGCTTAAACCCGTTAAAACGGGTTGAAATCTTCATGCAGTCAGCTTTAGCTGACTTTAGCTATTAGCCCGAAATTTATTTCAGGGCGGGGTTGGGCTTCCAGCTATATCGTCTCGCGCATCACCTCCTGTGCCGCTACACATCCGACACAACTTGCTTCGTATGAGAAACTACCCATAGAGAGACAGGGAAACAGGAAGTATAGGGCTTCCCATAGGCGTTTCCCCGTCGGTTTTCTAGTCATAACTATGCGAAACGCACAGTCAACTGTTAGGATGGTAGAACATCAAAACTCAAATAGCAACCCTAAATTGACAACTCTCAAAGAACTTCGTGAGTACATAGGGTTAACACAGGAGGAACTAGGGCAAGCACTAGGCATTACGGCTAGTACTATCAGCCGCTACGAACGCGGTCAACATCAGCGAATTAAGTTCACGTTTTCTCAAATAAAGCGGCTACAAGCCTTGTTAGAACAGGCTGGATTATCAATCAACGACTTACCCGACGACATTGACTGAGGCGGTATCAGTTCATTCCAGTCTCAAGAGGAGGTTGCAACAGCTATGAAGAGAGGCTGAGGGAGGGGATGCGTCGCGCTTGTTGGTGTGGGGAGTGCGATCGCGTTGCTAACTTCGATGCTGTGCAATTTGCTGGCGGATTGCTGTTTGAATCTTGTTATCGAAGTCTGGGTCATCAACTCTTGTAATGACTGGATGCGATCGCTCTCGACGCCTTGCTAGATAAGCCTGAAAAGCAGCTTTATCTTCTCGATGCTTGAGAAAGTACCGCCTTAACTCTTTGTAAGACATAGCCGTGTAGTCCACTTGACTCATTACAGCACCTCCCCATCTGGAGTAACTTCAAACTCGATTTCCTTGTTCTGCCCTGCCAAAATATATAAATTCTGAGTTCGACCGTCGATGCAAATAAGGTGGATGGGCTGAAACAGAATATATGTCAACTGGTAGCCAATTCGATACAAACACCTCAGTTGCGCGTCGGTAGGCATCAAACTTCCTGTTAGGAGAAGAATGTCTCTTCAGTATAACTTTAGGTGCGATCGCCCGTTATTTCATGGAAGACCTTAAACAATACGAGCAAGTAATTTTCTGTTAATTGTCTAGGCATTACCCCCTTAGTCCACTCGTCTACCCGCGAGTCAGCAAGGGAATTAATTCCCTTGCTCATAGCCAAAGTCCTCTGAAGAGGACTAAAAGATTGCAGCACAAGAAATTCAGTCCACTTAAGTGGACTTGATCTACTCGCTGTAGAGTTTAAACTCTTGGCGGACTTGATTGGTGTGAGAAACTACCCATAGAGAGACACTGCTAGGATTAAGCTACAACTGTCTCTCAGAAATTCCTAATTCGTGCCGAAGACAAAACCTGCCGATATTTGCCAAGTACGCTGTTTTAACACAGACTTAGTCGCTCATGTGCGTGATTCTTTGCCTGATGACGAGACTCTTGAAACGGCGGAGACTCTCTTTGCAGCACTGGCAGATAAATCTCGGCTAAAAATTCTTCACGCTCTCAGCAATGGGCAAGAACTCTGTGTTTGTGATGTCGCGACTGTATTGGATGCACAAGTATCGGCAGCATCTCATCACCTACGAAAGCTGCGTGACCTTAAGCTCCTGAAATACAGAAACGAGGGGAAATTGGTCTACTATTCGTTGCGAGATGAGTTGGTCACCCAAGTTTTGAACCATGTCTTTAAAGAGGACA of the Allocoleopsis franciscana PCC 7113 genome contains:
- a CDS encoding endonuclease/exonuclease/phosphatase family protein encodes the protein MKWRLIFKSIFDKIFLIGTVLLTLLSLTGYFGLFNRHLELTSHFKLQYLIVSFCPFFFFLFTRHSLGLGLSLFCLLINLYDIAPWYFPQSFGSANNIQGQKIRILQSNVDKYHNNYAKVISLVREEKPDIAVFLEVGKTGAKKLEVLQDILPYSIAHQDEEIDGTALYSKLPLENKAVKSLGKGRRSVLADVTIQGNMISLVASHPSMATGKAFFEERNSQLDAIAVQVTNKKNSLVVGDLNVTMWSPYYKRFVSKAGLRNARRGFGILPTWPTYYPLLSIPIDHCLVGEDIKVLKIRTGRKVGSDHLPLITDLLIPAKST
- the proS gene encoding proline--tRNA ligase, with protein sequence MRLSNMLFVTLREDPAEAEIPSHKLLLRAGYIRRIGSGIYAYLPLMWRVLQKVSQIVREEMNATGAQECLLPQLQPSELWKESGRWDTYTKAEGIMFAFPDRQEREVALGPTHEEVITTIARDMIRSYRQLPVHLYQIQTKFRDEIRPRFGLMRGREFIMKDGYSFHTDEESLKKTYQDMYQAYSNMLRRSGLKFRPVEADSGAIGGSGSTEFMILAEAGEDEVLYTEDGQYSANVEKAVSLPPDAEPSPFTSYEKRETPNTPTIDSLSEFLKCSPTQIVKNVLYQAIYDNGMTVLVLVSIRGDQDVNEVKLNNELVKLAEQYNAKTLLSLTVPDATAQQKWASKPLPLGYIAPDIADDYINSTPPNPPLVRGGTGSGEVAPSVTGGTEASPQSGTSPLDKGGQGGVIPQFLRLVDKTAVDLKNFVTGSNESGYHVVGANWGEQFQLPKIEVDVRKAKIGDRAIHNPSQTLQSARGIEAGHIFQLGTKYSKAMGATYTSESGEECPLYMGCYGVGVSRLAQAAVEQSYDKDGIIWPVMIAPYHVIICVPNVGDIEQMAAAEKLYAELNKAGIETLLDDRNERAGVKFKDADLIGIPYRIVTGRSLKDGKLEVVERATKKSQDIPLDKVVSTLKDWINAALQ
- a CDS encoding 4a-hydroxytetrahydrobiopterin dehydratase, which translates into the protein MSVPIFISYRRADSAAEAGRLHSTISRELGEEVVFMDTSSIEIGTQWSEELEEALQAAQIVIVVIGPDWLRISDEYGLRRIDQDNDWVRREIEFTLRNGKKLLPLLVRGAKIPPSDKLPASISALTERQAVEIRDAYWAHDIKLVLEQLKLVINKPKNNESSLTRNKSLGVYPTPPPEKPDPITEEKLQIALKGNLSSWKKVINQNPDDPTKVRTEIFRRYKFKSFLDAVGFMNQVAAGCEIALHHPRWENIWKTVDVYLSTWDIEHQISDRDIQLAKYFDKAFSDFPGADLEVD
- a CDS encoding DUF6888 family protein, encoding MPTDAQLRCLYRIGYQLTYILFQPIHLICIDGRTQNLYILAGQNKEIEFEVTPDGEVL
- a CDS encoding helix-turn-helix domain-containing protein, whose product is MRNAQSTVRMVEHQNSNSNPKLTTLKELREYIGLTQEELGQALGITASTISRYERGQHQRIKFTFSQIKRLQALLEQAGLSINDLPDDID
- a CDS encoding ArsR/SmtB family transcription factor, whose translation is MPKTKPADICQVRCFNTDLVAHVRDSLPDDETLETAETLFAALADKSRLKILHALSNGQELCVCDVATVLDAQVSAASHHLRKLRDLKLLKYRNEGKLVYYSLRDELVTQVLNHVFKEDS
- a CDS encoding DUF6887 family protein; this encodes MSQVDYTAMSYKELRRYFLKHREDKAAFQAYLARRRERSHPVITRVDDPDFDNKIQTAIRQQIAQHRS